In Nostoc sp. CENA543, a single genomic region encodes these proteins:
- a CDS encoding helix-turn-helix domain-containing protein, with protein MSQPSLDVTTVGKLAESLPTPPQLTSQTADWSSVFLANYQHPGAELNEPAIPFHVLEVMDNRMQIPHERRLGEQFLSHPICPGEVFLCPAQTPQWITWKKTLNFSLVVFDPMFIKQLANEVEIVQAVEFTPQWQIFDPIIQTITNALKADLAAGCPAGSLYGQHFGTALATHLLTKFTAHQPKVSEYSDGLPHQKLKQVLDYIEANLTEKIKLEDLAKVSGVSVFYFARQFKQSMGIQPHQYVLRRRIEYAKHLLKSSDYSVARVAAECGFANPSHLSRHFYKLVKMSPGDFRNQ; from the coding sequence ATGTCGCAACCTAGTTTAGATGTAACGACAGTAGGAAAGCTGGCGGAAAGTCTGCCTACTCCACCACAGCTAACGAGTCAAACAGCCGATTGGAGTAGTGTTTTTCTGGCTAATTACCAACATCCTGGTGCAGAACTCAATGAACCTGCAATTCCGTTTCATGTCCTGGAAGTCATGGATAATAGGATGCAAATACCACATGAACGCCGCCTTGGTGAGCAATTCTTATCTCATCCTATCTGTCCAGGGGAAGTTTTTTTATGTCCAGCGCAAACACCCCAGTGGATTACCTGGAAGAAAACATTAAACTTTTCACTGGTGGTATTTGATCCTATGTTTATTAAACAATTAGCAAATGAAGTAGAAATTGTTCAAGCCGTAGAATTTACACCCCAATGGCAAATATTTGATCCTATCATTCAAACTATAACCAATGCACTCAAAGCCGACTTAGCAGCCGGATGTCCAGCAGGTTCACTTTATGGACAACATTTCGGCACAGCCTTGGCTACCCATCTACTCACCAAATTTACAGCACATCAGCCAAAAGTTTCTGAATACAGTGACGGATTACCGCATCAGAAACTCAAACAAGTCTTAGATTACATTGAAGCTAATCTAACAGAAAAAATTAAACTAGAAGACTTGGCAAAAGTTTCAGGCGTGAGTGTGTTCTACTTTGCACGACAATTTAAGCAATCAATGGGAATACAACCTCATCAATACGTATTGCGACGACGGATAGAATACGCCAAACATTTGCTCAAAAGTTCAGACTATAGCGTTGCCAGGGTAGCGGCGGAGTGTGGTTTCGCCAATCCATCCCATCTTAGCCGTCACTTTTACAAACTAGTGAAGATGTCACCAGGAGATTTCCGCAATCAATAG